ATTGGATTATGATGAAATCATCACCATATTCAACTCAAAGCCGTCTATGCCTTGTGATGTAGGTCACTCCTGTGTGGGTTGGGGCCAGTTAAGGTAAGAGCAGGTTTGTCACTTTGCCAAGTAAATCTGACTATGCAAGTTGACTAACCATTCCTAGTAGAGATGCCACGTAACCCTGACCCCATGACATTTTTTGCATTATATAACCAcagagcctcactactgtatatactacttttatagcctcactactgtatatagcctttttactgttgttttatttctttacctacctattgttcacctaataccttttttgcactattgattagagcctgtaagtaagcattttactgtaaggtctactcctgttgtattcagcgcacatgacaaactttgatttgatttgatttgacatggccaaactcctaaatccccaaaatgggaGAATGAAACAAAATGTCCACTTGTGGGAATGGTCagtggacacttaagggacagttaTGTTGAGTGTGCTTAATTTGGTGACCTCacgaaggacaggaaacacacattactatatctctgaatgtgtacatttctcaattatggtgtttgcatctaattgttgtatgaaatgaatgagtaaagatgaaactatttgtgaaattatgtaatgtgatgttaaccttTAATTTTGTGAGAATTGTATTCCCTGTAAAGTTTAACTAGTCAGCGGCCACACCCCCGTGAGCACAAACATGATCTGGCGTCATGGAACCGCCCTTTCTATTGTTACGAATAAAACTCCCCCTGAAGAAATCCTCTTCAGACTAAGCAAACCCACAGTGGGAGCTGTGATTATGAATAGTTGAGTACCAAGACTAGAGAACTataccacgtggagcattggctacatgGCTGAAAGaggttcaactctgagactatcgatccctacagaataagagcaaatcttagatactaattactagtctgcagatAGAAATTATGTAAACCTGGGATGCGAATACCGACAGCCACGAAACATCTACTCTAAGAACAATGGACGCCTGACGTAtccattacaacagacactatCAGGAGCAGCCGATAGCTACAACCGTGAAAGACATTGTGACTTCTGGAGAAGTAACCAgagactctctgatgaactgactctcCAGCAGACTGACCGACaattccaacagagaagacaacgACATATGGGTGTAAaaatattgattgcaattattcccgaatgagcgagcgttcatgtgcaaaggattggCATTTCAATGAATATAATTGTGTAGTAAATCCATTTAGTCTTTCCCGCTCCTTTATCAGTCCAAACCCCCTTTTCTTTGtataccaagccgtcatatcagtttagcccactaggggttCTTCCCTATCATGGTTTgtaaccaatatctactgtttgttatgcatttctgtgattatttagttagttagtagataaatgattaagccaattggtgtatggatgattAATGATTTAgcctgggttcgtgcagataaccaagaattctaCGACGTTTGAAATGAGACTGACGtaaggtaaagaataattcattaatagaagactaattgatcagatattaaaatatctgaagagttatattcggAAAAgaataactttgtaatctgaagattttccgtggtgccccgacttcctagttaattaaatgtacatgattagtttaatcacgtaataattattacagagaattgatttgataaaaaaaCAGTATTCACCTTCAATGATACTAAAGACACGACACTGTACATAAGACAACTGTTGGGACCGCCCCAGCTGAGTTTTCTGATAGACCTGTACAGTGTGCAGAGTTTGTTGTTGTAACCTATCCACTTCAGGTGTCCCTGGTGGTGAATTTCCACCACAGTAGGCCTCACTCTAGCCTTGTTGTCAACAACTTCACACTTAAAGGTAAGGCCTCACTTTAACATTTATGGCTATGGCTATGATAAGCCTGTTCAGCCCATAGGATACTGTATATGACATGACAGACATGTTTTCCCACCCAATGTGGGATAGATCCAAAATGTACCCACATCACTATTatataaatagatagataaatgTTACAGACACCTCTATGCTGTCAAAACATAATATTCCTTTGACAGGTATGCATATTATGAATTATATTTTGGGTACCACAtgagcaaaagtatgtggacacctgctcattaaacatctcattccaaaatcatgggcattattatggagttggtcccccctttgctctataacagcccccactcttctgggaattctttccgctagatgttggaacattgctccaggaactttcttccattcagccacaagagcattagtgaggttgggcactgatgctgggcgattaggcttggctcgcagtctgcgttccaattcatcccaaaggtgttcgatggggttgaggtcagggctctgtgttggccagtcaagttcttccacaccgatctcgacaagccatttctgtatggacctcgctttgtgcacggaggcattgtaatgctgaaacaggaaagggtcttccccaaactgtagccacaaagttggaagcacagaatcgtctaccatgtcattgtatgctgtagcgttaagatgtcccttttactggaactaaggggcctagcccgaaccatggaaAACAGTCCCataccattatttctcctccaccaaactttacagttggcattatgcattcgGGTAGGTTCGCAAAACCCAAGTTCGTACGTCAGACTGCCAAATGGTAAAACGagattcatcactccaaagaacGTGTTtttactgctccagagtccactggcggcgagctttacaccactccagccaacacttggcattgtgcatggtgaccttaggcttgtatgtagctgctcggccatgaaaacccatttcatgaagctcctgacgaacagttcttgtgctgacgttgcttccagaggccgttttgtttgtatagtgtatgtatacaTCAGATATGGTATGTTTTTCTTCCTGTAGGATGCTCTTTGGTTCAGGGCTAGCCATCCTCTTCCTCATGGCCACATCCAGTGCACAGACCAGcccacagccctgtcagtgttcaGCCCTACACCCTGCAGGACTACCGATCAACTGCAGCTCCCTGAGCCTCAGAGAAGTCCCACCTCTCTTTCCAGACACCACTAGCTCCACCTCCAGAACAACCAGCTTTCCACAGTACCTCCAGGACACTTCGACAGGCTGCAATGCCTGAGAAGGGTCACCCTGTCTGGGAACCCTTTCCACTGTAACTGTGAAATCCAGTACCTAAGTACCTGGCTGAAGGGGAACGGGGCTGTCGTGTCTGGTGGGGGGCCCACCTGTGCCAGCCCAAGTAGTGTGGCACACACAGCAATCACTGTGCTCAGTGATGCCTACTGGATCAGAGACACGCATGGTTTGAGGCTGACTCTCTGAAGTCGCTGGAGCCCAAACACAGGAGGACACTCCAGAGGCTCTCTGTTGTCTGAGGAATGTGAGAACTCTGCCTCTCTCACCGGGTGATGCGAGCATGGACGAGGGAGTGTGACCAAAGTTAGGGAAAGCTGAACTTTATGCAAATACTCTGTGACATCACgccattttttttgttgttgaattttaccccctttttctccccaatttcggggtatccaattgtttagtagctactatcttgtctcatcgctacaactcccgtacgggcacGGGCTCGGGaaagacgaaggttgaaagtcatgcatcctccgatacacaacccaaccaagccgcactgcttcttaacacagcgcgatccaacccggaagccagccacaccaatgtgtcagaggaaacactgtgcacctggcaaccttggttaacacgcactgcgcccggcccgccacaggagtcgctggtgcgcgatgagacaaagatttccctaccggccaaaccctccctaaccaggacgacgctaggccaattgtgcgccgccccacggacctcccggtcgcggccggttacgacagagcctgggcgcgaagccagagtctctggtggcgcagctggcgctgcagtacagagcCCTTAACtattgcgccacccgggaggccgacATCGCGTAATTTTTTACCAATCGAAGCTCACTATAGCTTCCAGCCCCTACTGGATTGGCTGTTGATACCTAGCACAACCCATCTTGCTTGCTAGCACCCACATGAGGGtgaagcttcttttttttttacctttatttaactaggcaagtcagttaagaacagattcttatttacaatgacggcctacaccggccaaacccggacaacactcagctaattgtgcaccgccctatggagttgtgctccgccctatgggacttccaattaTGGCCGGTTGATTTGATATGattaggatctcttttagtccccatttggactaatcttccaagagtccttaacattaaaataaaatgtataatacaaacacactttcacatataacacactagtacaaacatacataatacactagcataatgacccaataaatactcaatctaaaaaaagattgattcttcatctactatagtcccacaacatttctatatactatatttaaattgtttttaaataatgtttaaacttatatattgaaaggtttctagtttgctcagttaatttattccatgtatttattgctctaaatcgaaatgttcttttgcccatttcttttttctgtctggataacgcatagatggtggacaatctattcctagtatttatggaatgtctgtctcttaccaactgaataccgttgtgaatagaacttggacgttttaaattatgtatattataaaataaaataagcatgtttttttcaattatcttgttgattgatgaccaaccaagaacactgcgcatgactgcaacagaagaaccatatctctgccttaaaacaatccttgctgcGTTATTCTGTGCATTCTGCAGCCTCCTAACTTCACTAGATGATGCATTTCCACAGACCACCGAACAATAGTTCACTTGACTCTCAACCAATGCCTGTGTTATTTGCTGAATGATTTCCCCtggtaaatatttagctatccttctgattatgcatgctgttttaatatttttttttttacatagattagttatttgagacgaccatgataagcagttgtctagctgcactcccagtagtttggtttctgccacttcttcaatttgtactcctcccatacttaattgtatcccatgctgttttggccttttcctagttgaacagaccaacataactttggttttcttagtgtttaaagcaagtttgtagtatcatctgcaaatatagtagCTTGAGTTTCAACCAAGGCATAGGGAAGGTCGTTGGTGTATATTAAGTAGAGAAGTGGCCCAaggcagctgccctgcggtattccacagtttaacacattaggggaagaaaatgaaccattgatataggtagactgtttcctgtcagttagatatgactgcACCCAATTCAATGCTACCTCCTTAAAACCATAATGCATTAATGTTGTCAAGATTATTTAATGATCCACTAAATCaaatgctgcactgaaatctaaaaatAGTACACCTACAAACCTGCCATTATCCATAGCATTGAGCCACTGGTCAGTGATGTCAACCAATGCAGTGGCAGTGGAATGGTTTTTGCGATaagcatgctgattggctgtaatCAGATCATTCTTTTCCATATAATCCCACAtttgtctactcacaatacccttgTATTACAGCAATACccttgatacagcctggattcgaaccagggtgtctgtagtgacgcctcaagcactgagatgcaatgccttataCAGCTGTGCAATTCGGGAGACATTTAGGTGTTGTACAATTTGCAAATATTGTTAACACTAGATAAGTGAGAATATTTATTTCTGAAACTGAAGATGTGTGCATGAGGACAGTAAGAAGAAAACCAGTAGGATATATGACAAGAAGATAAGCATGTTTTATTTTCTATGGAGTCGTTTGTTTTCATGTTAACAAACCCATGCTATATCATCAGCACTGAAGAACAGGTAGCcagcttttttctttttttaaggcTACGCTATTTTCATATCTTATAAAATATGTAATGCATCAACAGAAATGCATGGTTAATACACCTATGATAAAATAGCTTCTCTTATATTCCTATATTTTATATAAATATAAGTGGCTAGATACAGTCTTTGCATCTGTGGTCAAAGTTTAAACACATACGACAGATGGTACATTTACAACAAAGGGCAGGTTTACTAGCTCGGCAAGATATGGTAACATTAAATGAGAATGAATCGTTTTGTTCTGTGCAAATACAGGTTACATGGTTTACATTGCTAGAAATAATGTAGACAGCACAGTTGAAGGACGGCATTGCACCCTAAATATCAAATAGGTATTCTTACAGTACAGGGcccagtttcccaaaagcatcttaaggatAAATTAATATTAGAACCATCTATGGTTCTAACGATAAAATTGCATTaatatgcttttgggaaaccgggccaaGTACAGTATAATGCATTAAATCTACCTTAATGAAATGCATGCATAGATGTAACAGACAAAACGTATGGTAGACAGTAATATGGTCAGTTTGAGAAGGAATTGAAAACATATGAATTACATAGAATTCATAAAAATATTTATAACTTATTGTAGTCATTAAGATACATAAGACCACTTAAATCAAATTAACAATTTGAAAGATTGTCATAATCTTTGTACATAATCACAACTAAGAAAATACTTATTCATAATACTATTAAATAAGGCTTTCATTAAAATCAATTGCCATTACTTAAAAGcgggtacaatacaatacaacagaaTGAATAACAGTTAAATCTCACTACAGTACTTTACACCGTTATGAGTTTGAATATGACCTATTAAGTTCCTTCAATGCACTGCCAAGTTGTAAACACTGTCCAACGTAACTCAGTAAGTGGGGTTTCCCAGTTAAGACTAATCTTATCCATCGTTATCATACAAAACAAATCTGCACAACACTGGATATTGATCAGGTCTGCTCTGTATCAATTTTTAGGAACCCCCTCCTTTTTAACCCAGAACCATATAATTTGAATATAATCAATTCTAATTCTATGGCCGGCACAGGCAAACCTGAGACCTCTACTAAGGAGGTCTCCATGACGACACCAATCTGAAAACATTACTGAGGCACAAACTTCTCCTGCTCAAAGATAAGCTCCACGGCGTCAGCCACGTCCTGCACGATGTGCCCGGGCTCTACCAACGCCGGGTCAAAGCGGAAGTCGCGATGCCCATGAAACACAGTCTCCTTGATGCACTTGTTGGCATAAGTGGGCACCTCCGTGTGGGGGTTGTACACCCCAGTACACACCAGGATGGACTTGCAGGAGGTGGCGGAGGGGGGTGCCAGCTCGCTCTCCCAGGCGTTCTCTACGTGGTCATTGTTCTGGGGAAGGGGTGCATTAGAGCCAGTGCCAGTGGCCATCTTGGCGACAGCTTTGGAGTtcttcctcctgttcctctccttcaGGTAACAACTGTAGAGGTTGGCCCCATAGATGTCAGTCATCAGGTTATCCCTGAGGGAGTAGAGAGGCAAAGGAAAGGAAATCAAGGAGAGGAATCAGGTAGTACAGAAATTACATCCCACATCATGGACATCAGCACATCCAGGTGCagaatcttaatttgaccagtattgTCGCATCAATATAATCCTGTAACAACAAGATTTGAACATTCAAATTTTTCCACCAATGTAATGTTTAATCTGTGGTTAGGCTATAATTAGGCTATATGAAAAttgcaatactgttaatataactgtAGTGCGGGTTTCAGTGAATGTATCTAAATCTcaaagctcatctgcatttcctgcggtgcaggaaaattctcagccaCAACAGCGATCAAATTAAGAGCCCACACTTATAACAACTACTTTAGCTTCAAGATGAAATCTAGCTGTGAtttgaatccccaaaaaacaaacATGTAATTATAATGATATGTTATCATTCTGCAATTACCCATTTTTTACCTAGTAGTATATTTGTTCACGTAAAATAAATGGCCACCATTTTTGCTGTCAACAGTGAGATAACAGGGGTCTTACCCAATAGCATAGAGGGAGGTGATGGGCTGTGTCCAGTTTCTCTCCACAGCCTGGCCTCTGATGAGGTACTCAGCAAAGTGGTAGGTCAGTTCACTGGGCTTCCCCATCAGAGCTTTGTACTTCACCTCTTTACCTGTTATCTTCTTGTAGATGTTCTCCAGGCACACCAGGAATGTCCCATGACCAAACCTGGAGTTGAGATCATATAAAGAAGCAAACATGTAATGAAAACATGATCAATTAAACTAATCACACTCATTGAACCATTTTCTTGAAGGCCAGACTTCAATGAGCTTAGTCCCGTTTTGCATCCAGGACATTAATAGATTCTATGGGAAAAAAACAAATGTCTTTCTTCCTATTCATATCTGCCTGTCTTTTCACCACATTTCAATAACAGCTCTGATTCACTGTGGTTACCGTGGAGACTGGGCCTCAGCCATCCACATGAGATCCATGTTGCAGGCCAGCAGGGGGAGATGGGGAAGCTTTTGGGTCTGATGGGCTCCGCTCAGGTTCCCATTGGTCAGAAGGATATCAATTATCAGCTGGAGGTTGGTCTCCCATCGGATGGGCTCCCCAAACAGAATAACAGCTGGACCGGGAAGAGAAAAGATGTggaatatgatggatatgatataGAATTGCGATTACGGTGACAGTTCAACAACAAGATCAATCAGAAGAAGAGAATCCATTTACAAGCCCTCACCTTCTACTGTGGGAAGGTTGGCAATAGGACTGGACTGAAAATAAAATAAGAAATGGAAGGTGCTTAGGAAAGCCTCTGAAATATAGCCTGTCTATGGTTCTTGATGTATACATCGGCTCGAGTCTCACCGGCAGTTTGGGCCGTCTGTTGTGGTCCACCATGTCCAGCAGAGGAAAGGATTCTCTCAACATGTCGATACTGACCACATTCTGGAAGCCCAAGCTTATAATTTTAAGGATTACACCACCACTGATCTGTTTGTGCTTATCTCCACCCCCCtctaggtgtcgcccatcttccccacttatcccctgGCTATTTATACctatgttttctgtctgtctgtgccagtttgtcttgtttgttcaagtcaaccagagTTCTCAGCTCCTGTttatccccagtctctctttttctcgtcctcctggttttgacccttgcctttcctgactctgagcccacctgaccactctgcctatccctgactctgagcccgcctgaccactctgcctatccctgactctgagcccgcctgaccactctgcctatccctgagcccgcctgaccactctgcctatccctgactctgagcccgcctgaccactctggctatccctgactctgagcccgcctgaccactctgcctatccctgactctgagcccgcctgaccactctgcctatccctgactctgagcccgcctgaccactctgcctatccctgactctgagcccgcctgcctgaccactctacctGCCTTGACCTTTTGTTTGTCTGCCCCTGTTGTTGCAATAAACATTGTAACTTCAACACAGTTTGCACTTGGGTCTGATATACCTGATATAATCAGCTTGTTAATTCATTTCTaggtaatttttattttttatttacctaggcaagtcagttaagaacaaattcttatttacaatgacggtctaggaacagtgttaacaggttaacagccttgttcaggggcagaatgacagaatttgatcttgtcagctcggggattcgatctagcaacctttcggttactggtccaaagctctaaccactaggctacctgccgccccgataTTCTCTTATCAAGCTACGTCAAGTAGATTCTTTGATAATGTCTGCCAATACATATTGTATTTCAAAAGGATACTTTTTGGCAATATCCAGGACGGGCCCTTGTCCTGACACCAGAACACACTTGTCATGGTATTTCTTGAACATCCTCAGTGGACTGTGTGACATCATCACCTGGTCCATGGTGATCTGGTAACAAAAACACCAGTCAGATAGGCTGAGCCAGACCTACAGCAAGCAATATCTTCAAGAGGACCTAATTGGTTTGATTTTCTGTGCAAcgagagacacacatacagttgaatttCATGTCAAAAGGCTGTGTATAATGCAGGTCATTGTCTACCTCTGCTGGTCCTAATATTTAGCCATCATATGGCTGAGAACTCGTTTAAAGTCAAAAGACAATGCACCACATTAACATGTACAGCATGAGTGGCTAACTGCCCACACAGGGACTAGAATTAAAGTATGTCTTAATCATTACAGATTGTGTGGCAGAAGAGAGCAGTGAGACACTTACAGGCACTCCCAGGATGTGCGAGAGCTGGTCTGCTTTCATCTGCCGCATACAATTCCCTGCGTTGGTGACAAAAACAACTGGTACCACAAATTGTCCCTGGGAGTTGACCAGTTTTTGGAAGGCCTTTTTTGCAGCAGGGATGGGTATCTTTCCCCGGACAAGCACGCCATCGATGTCAAACAGCAGGCCAAAGCATGGCTGTGGCTGGGATAGGAAGAGAGAATGATTCATATGTCACATTCTAGATCGCTACATTATGACATAAAACTGTAATGTTGACATCATGCATCATTAGAAATATTCCACTCAACAATATAAGACCCATCCCCAAAGCATGGGTCTGAGTTGACACACAAGACAGGATGCAGGACCATGCGTGTGGTTGTTTTAAATATGAATCTAGACTAGTAATGATTTAGTTTCTGTATGTTACAACACACAACTATTTCCAGGGTATTGCTCAACAGTCTTAACCTCATACGACCATCCTGAAGTCCCGTAAGTTTACAATCTGTTTCGCTATTGGTGTGGATCAGGCTACAACAGTCTAGCCTCTAGGTAGATGTGGAAGGAAATGTGAATTGTGGAGGCAGCTCACATAAAGAGAAAATAAACATaatatgtgatgtgagggtagaaATTCATAGGCCCTGTGCTTATTGGGACTTTCCTCTTATCAAAGCCACTTTACTGACAGGCCCAATATGCCATATGGATACATATGCACCTCTGAGGCCTATTATTTagagagaaagaacagaacagggctccgggcagccgagcggaaatggaggaaaactcgcctccctgcggacctggcatcctttcactccctcctctgtacattttcctcttctctctctgctgctaaagccactttctaccactctaaattccaagcatctgcctctaaccctaggaagctctttgccaccttctcctccctcctgaatcctcctcccccccccctcctccctctctgcagatgacttcgtcaaccattttgaaaagaaatcctcgtttgctaagtcaaacgacaccgctggttctgctcacactgccctaccctgtgctctgacctctttctcccctctctccagatgaaatctcgcgtcttgtgacggccggccgcccaacaacctgcccgcttgaccctatcccctcctctcttctccagaccatttccggagaccttctcccttacctcacctcgctcatcaactcatccctgaccgctggctacgtcccttccgtcttcaagagagcgagagttgcaccccttctgaaaaaacctacactcgatccctccgatgtcaacaactacagaccagtatcccttctttcttttctctccaaaactcttgaacgtgccgtccttggccagctctcccgctatctctctcagaatgaccttcttgatccatatcagtcaggt
The sequence above is a segment of the Oncorhynchus nerka isolate Pitt River linkage group LG20, Oner_Uvic_2.0, whole genome shotgun sequence genome. Coding sequences within it:
- the LOC115102092 gene encoding haloacid dehalogenase-like hydrolase domain-containing 5; protein product: MRGLLPFYRALNALCNRQVRRRAGFAGSECGFSGIVSISKPQPCFGLLFDIDGVLVRGKIPIPAAKKAFQKLVNSQGQFVVPVVFVTNAGNCMRQMKADQLSHILGVPITMDQVMMSHSPLRMFKKYHDKCVLVSGQGPVLDIAKNLGFQNVVSIDMLRESFPLLDMVDHNRRPKLPSSPIANLPTVEAVILFGEPIRWETNLQLIIDILLTNGNLSGAHQTQKLPHLPLLACNMDLMWMAEAQSPRFGHGTFLVCLENIYKKITGKEVKYKALMGKPSELTYHFAEYLIRGQAVERNWTQPITSLYAIGDNLMTDIYGANLYSCYLKERNRRKNSKAVAKMATGTGSNAPLPQNNDHVENAWESELAPPSATSCKSILVCTGVYNPHTEVPTYANKCIKETVFHGHRDFRFDPALVEPGHIVQDVADAVELIFEQEKFVPQ